One genomic segment of Pseudomonadota bacterium includes these proteins:
- a CDS encoding ribonuclease J has translation VSVIVEESGEPLGEPWCELSGLPETGSSNAPLAEVLEADLGQFLFRADDRTLANDDKLESELKKIVRQVAQSEIGKKPVVTVVVSRLS, from the coding sequence TGGTGAGCGTGATCGTGGAAGAGAGCGGCGAGCCGCTGGGCGAGCCCTGGTGCGAGCTGAGCGGCCTGCCCGAGACCGGTTCCTCGAACGCGCCGCTGGCCGAAGTGCTGGAGGCCGATCTGGGCCAGTTCCTGTTCCGCGCCGATGACCGGACGCTTGCCAATGACGACAAGCTGGAAAGCGAGTTGAAGAAGATCGTGCGGCAGGTGGCGCAGTCGGAGATCGGCAAAAAGCCCGTAGTGACCGTCGTCGTCAGCCGGCTGAGCTAG